One Tenebrio molitor chromosome 2, icTenMoli1.1, whole genome shotgun sequence genomic region harbors:
- the LOC138122757 gene encoding B1 protein-like, with translation MKVFVVFVFAVVAVQALTDEQKEKIKAYHKECSAQSGVDQELISKARKGDFADDPKLKEHLFCFSKKAGFQNDAGDIQKDVLKTKLNAELKDEAATDKLIEKCAVKKATPQETAFDTIKCYYENSPTHVSLA, from the exons ATGAAAGTCTTCGTGGTGTTTGTCTTCGCCGTCGTCGCCGTCCAG GCCCTCACCGACGAACAAAAGGAGAAGATCAAGGCCTACCACAAGGAGTGCTCGGCGCAGAGCGGCGTCGACCAAGAGCTGATCTCCAAGGCGCGCAAGGGCGACTTCGCCGACGACCCCAAGCTGAAGGAGCACCTCTTCTGCTTCAGCAAGAAGGCCGGCTTCCAGAACGACGCCGGCGACATCCAGAAGGACGTGCTCAAGACGAAGCTGAACGCAGAGCTGAAGGACGAAGCCGCGACCGACAAGCTGATCGAGAAGTGCGCCGTGAAGAAGGCCACCCCCCAGGAGACGGCCTTCGACACCATCAAGTGCTACTACGAGAACAGCCCGACGCACGTCAGCCTCGCTTGA